Proteins co-encoded in one Chionomys nivalis chromosome 6, mChiNiv1.1, whole genome shotgun sequence genomic window:
- the LOC130875466 gene encoding zinc finger RNA-binding protein 2 isoform X7, protein MAASGFSGLAQGAGPSSSTQPSSAFPVPAAGPSYAMKSTPGTESTTSRALAPATQPHASQDSESSSRPPGPVPVAAAASTHQQGGHSCRESKVPRSCEDTAEQPAAAPLCRPGPSTHSSDRPLKYQRVLQKQQTSPMAPVGSDSWGGPGLGPWDPSFTSDALPFLDRLPKPKAGPRPPSMHYCEVCRVSCAGPQTYRDHLEGQKHRKKQAAQRTGTQPSGGPRGAQSLHCGLCAVSCTGADAYAAHMRGARHQKVFKLHTRLGKPIPSEPTPQSVTYTRGSDSTPETSVKQEAHGSYSSHTSGRPAPAKGSTASRKGPPELQTAHSRPGERRPPHPKAEATRGGPGEAPGTYGDMEPVGTEYVEEVRSEEGKVIRFRCKLCECSFNDRNARDMHLTGRRHRLQYRKKVDPTLPVATRPSGPMQRVLVKRLQRQRQLAQARLEDARHWSSELRQQEEENRELEELSQPQIEEQSPTSPAWALPVPTAKPGMATTRRQSGRRPESSDDRHVMSKHASIYPTEEELQAIQTAVSHTERALRLVSDTLAEESSQHGTLAPPPPRMLKGVVRVGILAKGLVLRGDHSVQLTLLCSKKPTHSLLQRIKQELPRELSTVAEDKYEVSSDRDANIVISACVEPGVKVTVSATSPLMREDPSVKRGLQDSLPDPEDVLDRERCLETLAALRHAKWFQARASGLQPCVIVIRVLRELCRCLPPWGALPAWAMELLVEKVLSSAPRPLSPGDAMRRVLEYVATGALLTDGPGLQDPCEKGPQDALEPMTPQQREDLTASAQRALRLVAFRQIHKVLHMEQLPPRTRFGARARKRMREASQAQEGSGEKKRGRQGTAGLP, encoded by the exons ATGGCGGCCAGCGGCTTTTCCGGCCTCGCGCAGGGCGCCGGCCCGTCGTCCAG CACCCAGCCATCCTCGGCTTTTCCTGTCCCGGCTGCTGGGCCCAGCTATGCCATGAAATCTACCCCCGGAACAGAGAGCACCACCAGCCGGGCCTTGGCCCCTGCCACTCAGCCGCACGCCAGCCAGGACTCCGAGTCCAGCAGCCGGCCCCCAGGTCCTGTCCCTGTGGCCGCGGCTGCATCTACCCACCAG CAGGGTGGTCACAGCTGCCGAGAGTCAAAGGTGCCCAGGAGCTGTGAGGACACAGCAGAGCAGCCAGCTGCAGCCCCTCTCTGCCGACCAG GCCCGAGCACCCACAGCTCAGACCGCCCACTGAAGTATCAGCGGGTCCTGCAGAAGCAACAGACATCCCCAATGGCTCCTGTGGGCTCGGACTCTTGGGGTGGCCCAGGCCTCGGGCCCTGGGACCCCAGCTTTACCAGCGACGCGCTGCCATTCCTGGACAGGCTGCCGAAGCCCAAGGCGGGCCCCCGGCCACCCTCCATGCACTACTGTGAGGTCTGCAGGGTCAGCTGCGCCGGGCCGCAG ACCTATCGGGATCACCTGGAAGGACAGAAGcacaggaagaagcaggcagctcAGAGGACAGGCACACAGCCCAGCGGAGGTCCACGAGGGGCCCAGAGCCTGCACTGCGGCCTCTGTGCTGTGTCCTGCACCGGGGCGGATGCCTATGCAGCTCACATGAGGGGAGCCAGGCACCAGAAG GTCTTCAAGTTGCACACCAGGCTAGGGAAGCCCATTCCCTCTGAGCCCACGCCTCAGAGTGTCACCTACACCAGAGGCTCGGACAGCACCCCTGAAACCTCAGTCAAGCAGGAAGCTCACGGCAGTTACAGCTCACACACCTCAGGCCGGCCAGCACCAGCCAAAGGATCAACAGCTTCACGCAAGG GGCCACCTGAACTGCAGACAGCACACAGCCGACCCGGAGAAAGGAGACCACCACACCCCAAGGCAGAGGCCACCAGGGGAGGGCCTGGGGAAGCTCCAGGGACCTATGGGGACATGGAGCCAGTGGGCACAGAGTATGTGGAGGAG GTGCGCAGCGAGGAGGGGAAGGTGATTCGCTTCCGGTGCAAGCTCTGCGAGTGCAGCTTCAATGACCGCAACGCCAGGGACATGCACCTGACCGGACGCCGGCATCGGCTGCAGTACCGG AAGAAAGTGGACCCCACACTTCCGGTGGCCACCCGGCCCAGTGGCCCCATGCAGAGGGTGCTGGTCAAGAGGCTGCAGCGGCAGCGGCAGCTGGCACAGGCAAGACTAGAGGATGCACGGCACTGGAGCTCTGAACTAAG ACAGCAAGAAGAAGAGAACAGGGAGCTTGAGGAGCTCTCCCAGCCCCAGATTGAAGAGCAGTCACCCACGTCACCCGCCTGGGCCCTGCCAGTTCCCACTGCCAAGCCAGGAATGGCCACCACCCGGCGCCAG TCGGGGCGCCGGCCAGAGAGCAGTGACGATCGGCATGTCATGAGCAAGCATGCCTCCATTTACCCCACCGAGGAGGAACTGCAGGCCATCCAGACGGCTGTGTCCCACACAGAACGAGCCCTCAGACTGGTATCGGACACACTGGCCGAGGAGAGCAGCCAACATGG cacccTGGCGCCTCCACCACCGCGGATGCTCAAGGGTGTGGTGCGGGTTGGCATCCTGGCCAAGGGCCTGGTCTTGCGAGGGGACCACAGTGTGCAGCTGACCCTGCTGTGCTCCAAGAAGCCCACGCACTCCCTGCTGCAGAGGATCAAGCAGGAGCTGCCCAGAGAGCTGTCG ACAGTGGCAGAGGACAAGTACGAGGTCTCATCTGACCGCGACGCCAACATCGTTATCTCAGCCTGCGTGGAGCCAGGGGTGAAGGTCACTGTGTCCGCCACCTCACCTCTGATGCGCGAAGACCCCTCTGTAAAACGAG GACTGCAAGACTCTCTGCCTGACCCAGAGGATGTCCTGGACAGGGAACGGTGCCTTGAGACCCTGGCCGCCCTCCGTCATGCCAAGTGGTTCCAG GCTCGAGCCAGTGGCCTGCAGCCGTGTGTGATTGTCATCAGAGTTCTGCGGGAGCTGTGTCGCTGCCTGCCCCCCTGGGGGGCCCTGCCCGCCTGG GCCATGGAACTGTTGGTGGAGAAGGTTCTGAGCAGCGCACCCCGGCCCTTGAGCCCAGGGGATGCCATGCGGCGGGTCCTGGAGTACGTGGCCACAGGCGCGCTCCTGACAG ATGGCCCGGGGCTGCAGGACCCCTGTGAGAAAGGCCCACAGGATGCCCTGGAGCCCATGACCCCACAACAGCGGGAAGACCTGACGGCCAGTGCTCAG CGTGCCCTGCGTCTCGTGGCCTTCCGGCAGATACACAAGGTCCTTCACATGGAACAGTTACCTCCGCGGACCAGATTTGGGGCCCGGGCCCGGAAGAGGATGAGGGAGGCTAGTCAGGCCCAGGAGGGCTCTGGGGAGAAAAAGCGGGGCCGGCAGGGCACGGCAGGGCTGCCCTGA